The Gossypium hirsutum isolate 1008001.06 chromosome A13, Gossypium_hirsutum_v2.1, whole genome shotgun sequence nucleotide sequence catttctctaaataattaacatatGGAATAGTATAAAACGTATGAACGACTACCTTTAACAattctttgaactaaatcaaatccGAATAACCATAAAAGTCATTGGTTTATTAACACAAATTTGCATACtagatatgttttaatcaaatatattatttaattataaaacctacaATAGCGACATAAATAAATCAGttaatattgatttttatgaacaaattaaatgcttaaaacaatatgtaatccatgtaatcaaaacttaaaaagaagaccatctcaaaatatttaaatcatatatcaagttgatttaatatttaaaaacgtaatttttttcttttctttttttgttctgtGTTGAGTCTTGATAATAAGAAGTAAGCAAATTAAACTTCAGTAATAGACTTTGAATCCAAccaaaatctattaatagcaaattttgagagtgaatcttattttccaaGTATACAAAAGGTACGTAACCAATGACTCTTCATAAATAAATTGTCTCTCTTCTTAAAAAGTTCTCGAAAATTATTATTCTTTTCTtgcttttttcattttttcacttCTAGTGGTGAGAAAAAATTATTACTACAATCTTCATGACTATTATTATAGTCCAATTTACTACATCCATGTTAAAAATTATGTCTTTCGAATTTATTACATATTGTTACATTCTCTTCAGGGAATTGGGGAATTGTTAGGTTTCGTAATTAAAAACTTTTGTTCAAtcataagtaatttttttttcatgatatTGCTACCATAGGGGCACATTTGAATCATGTAAAGTTGAATAAGTTCTTCCTTGTAAGGTTTTTATCAGTAATATTTTTTCACGtgattttaattgagaacttattttgaatactgtagagttatactcacagttttaaaaaacttgcaacttcaggTGTATCAAACCATAATGAGCTTTAGATAGATTtaccatattttatttcttataagtAGATCTTTAACAgttaaatattttgctttcagCTCCTTAATGAGGATGATGACCAAAGGAGATCACAAAAATAGTCACAATTAATTCAATTGAATAACAAGAGTAATCAATAACTTAATCCtccttttttttaatcatttcaaaatagatatttatagcaatagtgattcatatgaaatataagcttttcttcattcacaatctcagtatgagatccattacaatgaatatattttaaaactaatgcattaaccataaaaaaaattgttcttttagatattgatatattaggtcttttggagctttcaactaattttgtactatcaaatattgaaataatatttgtttatttcaataacaaataaggtaaatattttctatttgtaatgatagaattcattactacattctcatatcattcctcaaagaatattaacgaaacaaaatatttggacatatgccacatatgtggtcaataatctttcatatcacattgataacatatgTTATCTTTAACCTTTAAAGAATTATCTTGAAAATTCTcattgttcttttatttattattatattctcACTTTTATTGGTCAATGATtatatctttcaatttctttatattttctttcaCTCCAGGGAATACAACAAATTTGGTATGACAAACTTCTAAATTCCTTCattgattatttatttcattatcacaaTCGCAAAACAtgcgtggatttcaaatcaaaatctatttaTTCATATTATCATGATTAGtctcaattataataaacatgatataataaatcatagtaaaatatacttaAGATTCTTTAACATCATTGTTATCACCCTGGCTATTATCACGAGCACCATAATGCATAGGCCTCAATTGAGGACTTAAATAACAATAGCTCTAGAAGGCAATCGACAATAGCTTGAGTAGCAAATTTGAGTAACCGGCTATTGCATTAGTTGTTGCTTGAAAGGGGTAAGGCTTggtgaaagggaaaaaaattttGTGACTAATGAAGAAAAACAGTTAAAAGAtaatcgtgctgataacgtgttataaaataaatagacagaaagtaaagaacaaagaaaatgagagagagcaaaaaaaagcgtattttattgatcaatcagagcatttataaaatttcttcaaattctctatttataggcataagaaatataaattaaGTAGCGATCTACTTCTAATggctattagaatttaaagtacatcaaaaatTATCTTGATCTTTatagacatccacttaataagatattcataacatgtataataatattaattatttaaaaatcatataacataacttttttttttacttttgactatcatatttaaaaagaatattttaaccATCAACCATAATTTTTTACGGtaatagaaaatattaaaaattcataaaccacatttttttaccttatttttcaaaaccactttgtttttatttcctataacttttcaaaagtacttttgtgGCCATAAGAAATGTTAAACAGACAAATTCTAAAaacatttttgaaaaacactttttaACCACAACAACTAATAGAAAACTATCCCTAAGGTGATGAAAGGCGACAGAGTCACCCATAACCAAGCCCAAATGAGAACCTTCAGCTGAGGAGCTCACTTAAAACAACGGGACTATGATAGTTACCTTTATTTTTTCGATAATTGATATGTATCTTAACGTATCCTTAATTAACACACTTTAACCAACTAAACGATAAGTTGGGTTTGCAAGtaaatgattagcccttggcaacGTGATCCCAAACTTCTCAGTCATATCAAGTTCATCAGGTAACATCCCATCAGTCAACTcccaatcaaagcaatgaactaATTGAGCTATAATTAGACGCATGTTGGTCAACCCCAACTGCATTCCAGGACATCCTCTACGGCCACTCCCGAACGGGATGAGTTGGAAATCATGTCCTCGAAGGTCTATGTTGCTATCCTTGAACCTTTCTGGAAAGAACTCTTCAGCATTGTCTGACCATACTTTGTGGTCTCGCCCCATGGACCAAACATTCACTAAAATCCGCGACTTCTTCGGTATGAAATATCCATCAATGGTGATATCTTTTGTCGACTCACGTGGAAGTAGTAAGGGTGCCACCGGATGCAACCTTAAACTCTCTTTGATGACCATATCTAAGTAAGTAAGCTTTGGTAGATCCGACTCTTCTACCATTCTATGCCTTCCAACAATTCTTTCTAGTTCTTGTTGGAGAGCAACCATGACTGGAGGATGCCTTAGAAGCTCTGCAAGTGTCCACTCAATGGCTGTAGTTGTGGTGTCAAATGAAGCTGCCACCATGTCCACCATTATGGCCTTGATGTTTTCTCTACCAATGATGTACCGCTGCTCTTCATCGTTAGGATTCATGGGCGTATTCAACAATGAAAGCATTACATGAAAGAAATCTGTGTAAGGTTTTTGCTCCTTGGCGTTAGTCCCTTGTTCATGCTCATCAATCATTTTGTCAATAATTGCGTGAAGCCCATTGCCTATCCTCTTAAGCCTTCTTCTATATCCCTGCAgtgtaatatattattttattcttcattACTGTCAAGTCTTTGTGAAAATACTAGATTTATTTGGTGAAtcaagtattttaattttttttaattcgaacCAGATTATTTCTGGGAAAGGTGAAGACATAACCAACttgatattttaatcttttaaaaatctataaaatcaaattattcaaaCTTAATTAAACTCTTAAAACATTTCTTTATAATTAGACTAGATCGGTCGATTGAACCGATTGGGCTAAGAGTTAATAGAGTTATCGGTCTGGAATGAAGGGTTAGATTAATTGATCCATGAATTAATACGAACTAATTGAACCGACGATTgaataagttttctttcttttttaaatatatatttatgatttttaaataatttattcaattaaacgaatgcttcaatggcttcttttgaaacttaattatttgttttcaaactcaagttttttttttttattatcaattattatcaatttttagtgaattacaATAGAAGGGCAAAGCCCTAACAGCAACGCGAATAGCGTGAGTTGGACCTAGGTTACACCTAGAGCGGTGAATATCCTAATCATCAAGCTAACACATAGGGttctttatcaattttttttttaacttcagcTCTTTGGCTTCGtgacaaacttttttttttaattcaaaagggTGTTGCTTGACACATTGGCAACacctagataaaaataattttttattttttctttcatcatgTATATCCGTGAAAATAcaggtattttttaaaaatatagtaCTGCCTAACACAGTGACGacactaataaaaaattatttaaaaaaacataattattagCCAATAATTGAACGAAAAAGTAGGGCGATGTCACCAATGTGTCAGGTGGCACCGATTTACATTGTAACAAGCAACCCAATTTCGTAAATAAATTTTCCCCAacccatttttataattaatgaaaatttttatattatttttataacaagCGACATCTTatacaattttcataatttatttatttttatattattttgataaaagaaaaaaacccaaGATGGAGCAAgtaattacaaaataaattgtgaaaaggaAAACAGTGCATATAAAATAggataaaatgagaaaaagaaaggatattcACCTGAAGGTCAAGTGGAGCAAGAAAAGGTAAATAATCGGACAGATTAAAAACCCCAGCCAAGATCATGGTCTCGTCAATTAGCGGTTTAAATTGGAATTTATCATCCATGGATTGCCCGAAAATCACTTTACACATCATTACTTCAGTAACCTTACCTACCTTCCGGCTAAGGTCCACCGTCTCACCCGCCGCCACTGCCTTCCTCACCGATTCAACCAATGACACCACCTCTTTCTTTCGTACTGGGGCAAAGCATTCGATTTTTGAAGCACCAAGGAAGTGCAAAGTGCACCATTTCCGTACAGTTCGCCAATAGGAACCGTAGTGGGTAAAAGCCAAGCCCTTGCCACCGTAGGTCAAGTACTCGGTAGATTGGAGGTTAGGCCTGGAAGCAAAAACGAGGTCATGGACCTTGAGGAACAGTTCAGCGGCTTCAGGTGATGATACCACAATGGTTGGCACATAGCCTAGCTTTATTGACATTATGGGTCCATATTTTTTGCCGAGATGGTGAAGGGTTTGGTGAGGAAGGTTCCCTAGCATATGGAGGTTACCAATAATGGGAAGAGGAGAAGGACCGGGTGGAAGTTTCCGACCATTTTTGTGGTGGTTTGGTGGGCGAAAGAAGTAGATAAAGGAACAAATAGGTGCAAGGAGTACCAAGAATATGGCTAACGTTGAATAATACATTTGGAATGAGATAGGAGAGGCAGCCGATTGACAATTGCACCACCTGATACACCAGTTTAAATAAGAAAGGAGCAAATATGAGTTCCAAGGTCATCGACAACTGGGTGAAAGTAGGTGAAAGTAGGGGTGAGTATTTtatcgagtcgagtcgaattgagTTAAAATAATTTGAGTTAGTTGAGTTGATGAATCccattttagcaaccgaactcaatttgaatttttttcaaatctaaTCGAATCGAGTTAAGTCAAGTCGAgctaacgaatcctattatttttattcaatgttGCCTTTACAttgaccgattatttaactaatagacgaaataaaagattatttaactaaataaacaaatataatggtttttaatttaatagttttgacttttaactttagaaaatgtaaacatttattaaaacaacgtaGTTTTGTTTTTTCTTAATCGGATTTTTGGATAACTCAAATTGTATATTTCATATTCGAATTAAacgaaaaaatttaattttttattcgagttgatctgaataacttgattaactcaaataacttgaactatttaattcaaaatttaaaatttttatcgaattttacTCCCCTAATTGAAAGAAGTAAAAGTAGACTTTTatattagatttatttaaaataatgtatttaaaaTGTGGGTTTCATGCGTCAAAATTATATATTGATTGTTAATACAAATCTCTGGTGAGGaaaatttagaacacacgaacggaactcgaacagaaaaagaaataggacaaggctccaaggcgtgtatcaagccactatctttaaggttatattcgcccccacctatcttcggtgtgcaaacgagtttcaagcaaattaacctcgaggatataATAAAGCCAATggctatttgcgttttgcactaaCGAGAATAGCCCACTATACACTGAGCAATGTATGACAAggaactcaatttctataaaggatttctgctgtaatactttatagaataatctaatattattagaatatgaaggaaggaaagaaacaatattagaatttgttggtatgatttccaaatgaaatctcattcctatttataggaattttcatgtctctttatagagacatctttcatcaatcggtgtctttttaaataataatgtctttaaaataaacacataattattcatttaattataattattcaaataatattatttaaatagttataattctttttccaaaaaatcaaataatataatcttttgattaattacacccattcatttatag carries:
- the LOC107913468 gene encoding cytochrome P450 CYP736A12, with the translated sequence MYYSTLAIFLVLLAPICSFIYFFRPPNHHKNGRKLPPGPSPLPIIGNLHMLGNLPHQTLHHLGKKYGPIMSIKLGYVPTIVVSSPEAAELFLKVHDLVFASRPNLQSTEYLTYGGKGLAFTHYGSYWRTVRKWCTLHFLGASKIECFAPVRKKEVVSLVESVRKAVAAGETVDLSRKVGKVTEVMMCKVIFGQSMDDKFQFKPLIDETMILAGVFNLSDYLPFLAPLDLQGYRRRLKRIGNGLHAIIDKMIDEHEQGTNAKEQKPYTDFFHVMLSLLNTPMNPNDEEQRYIIGRENIKAIMVDMVAASFDTTTTAIEWTLAELLRHPPVMVALQQELERIVGRHRMVEESDLPKLTYLDMVIKESLRLHPVAPLLLPRESTKDITIDGYFIPKKSRILVNVWSMGRDHKVWSDNAEEFFPERFKDSNIDLRGHDFQLIPFGSGRRGCPGMQLGLTNMRLIIAQLVHCFDWELTDGMLPDELDMTEKFGITLPRANHLLANPTYRLVG